From Solea senegalensis isolate Sse05_10M linkage group LG19, IFAPA_SoseM_1, whole genome shotgun sequence, the proteins below share one genomic window:
- the nup85 gene encoding nuclear pore complex protein Nup85 produces MFYSANNVLSPMEEVDVEPAITNIPAASHSKHLGFAWGPGDILVYETLYKTIGSTGSGCAFIHEVRKDEDIYSPILRKLFNESHHIFVGLQTIREDLPSKNKKSQFVSISKNYRSVIRACMEELQQVAVSTKDAQVAMQYGNQVSILLAVELIWNLCEVLFIDAAPAGSLLLHLLDWVRLHKADVDEKARDVLQSESPAEHHDYWDVVVSYVLQGRLEEARQMLVKQATLHPAARNMYKLMDTLLSKMPFYNPGGTQTLTEFDVKWRHWHEEVDRCLQDSSFASNQHLELICKILVGDEDTLLTQKELLSTWYHFLVTRLLFCHPTVKPTEIHYYAQSCLSMFLDSRSVPEPLDSILLAAFEFDIHQVIKDCSIALNNWWFVSHLTDLLDHCKLLQSHNLHFGSNLREFLLLEYASGLFTHHSLWQLAVDYFDNCPEFGRVYLELQIERVPLDTERKALKVLRVCEQRQMSEQVRSICKIMAMRALRNNRLGSALSWSIRAKDAAFATLISERFLQDYCAKGTFSDLDLIDNLGPAMLLSDRLTFLGKYREFHKLYGEKSFREAAKLLLSLMTAKIAPRSFWMTLLTDALPLLEQKEVIFSADQTYELMFCLEELTSSMNTTAPTRDKPMQEEDLELTKVELLRLALARNLAMAIVKEGTVET; encoded by the exons atgttttattccgCTAACAACGTTTTGTCCCCAATGGAGGAGGTGGATGTGGAGCCGGCGATCACT AATATTCCTGCAGCCAGTCATAGCAAGCATTTGGGATTCGCATGGGGTCCTGGTGACATCCTTGTATATGAGACCCTGTACAAAACAATAG GTAGTACAGGCTCTGGTTGTGCATTCATCCATGAGGTCAGGAAAGATGAAGATATATATTCCCCTATTTTACGCAAACTCTTCAATGAATCACATCACATCTTTGTTGGGCTCCAGACGATTAGGGAGGACCTTcccagcaaaaacaaaaagtctca GTTTGTCAGCATCAGTAAAAATTACAGATCTGTGATACGCGCTTGTATGGAAGAACTTCAGCAAGTTGCAG TTTCAACAAAAGATGCACAAGTGGCCATGCAATATGGAAATCAG GTGTCCATTCTGTTGGCTGTAGAGCTCATCTGGAATCTGTGTGAAGTGCTTTTCATCGATGCTGCGCCTG CGGGTTCCCTGTTGCTCCACCTTCTGGACTGGGTGAGGTTACATAAGGCTGATGTGGATGAGAAGGCCAGAGATGTGCTGCAAAGCGAGAGTCCTGCTGAGCACCATGACTACTGGGATGTG GTGGTGAGTTATGTGCTGCAGGGTAGGTTGGAAGAAGCCAGACAGATGCTGGTGAAGCAGGCCACTCTGCATCCTGCTGCCAGAAACATGTACAAGTTGATGGACACTCTGCTCAGCAAGATGCCCTTCTACAAT CCTGGTGGCACCCAGACATTAACAGAGTTTGATGTGAAGTGGAGACACTGGCACGAGGAGGTGGACCGCTGCTTACAGGACAGCTCGTTTGCCAGCAACCAACATCTGGAGCTCATCTGCAAG ATCTTAGTGGGGGATGAAGACACTTTGCTCACACAAAAGGAATTGCTGAGCACTTGGTACCACTTCCTAGTTACTCGACTGCTGTTCTGCCACCCGACGGTCAAACCCACTGAGATACATTACTATGCACAG TCATGCTTGAGCATGTTTCTGGACTCACGGAGTGTCCCAGAGCCACTGGACAGCATTTTACTGGCTGCCTTTGAGTTTGACATTCATCAGGTCATCAAGGACTGCAG CATTGCTCTCAACAACTGGTGGTTTGTATCCCATTTGACAGACCTCTTGGATCACTGCAAACTCCTGCAGTCTCACAATCTACA CTTTGGCTCCAACTTGAGAGAGTTTCTCCTGTTAGAATATGCATCTGGCCTCTTCACCCATCACAG TCTTTGGCAGTTGGCTGTGGACTACTTTGACAACTGTCCAGAGTTTGGTCGCGTTTACCTGGAGCTACAGATTGAGCGAGTTCCTTTAGACACAGAGCGCAAAGCCCTCAAGGTGCTCAGGGTCTGCGAGCAGAGGCAAATGTCAGAGCAAG TGCGGAGTATCTGTAAGATCATGGCTATGCGGGCACTGAGGAACAACAGACTGGGCTCTGCTCTGTCCTGGAGCATCAGGGCCAAAGATGCTGCCTTTGCCACCCTCATTTCAGAGAG GTTCCTACAGGATTACTGTGCGAAAGGGACTTTCTCTGATCTGGATCTGATAGACAACTTGGGTCCGGCTATGCTGCTCAGTGACAGGCTGACTTTCCTTG GAAAGTACAGAGAGTTCCACAAGTTATACGGAGAAAAGAGCTTCAGGGAGGCAGCAAAGCTGCTCCTCTCCCTCATGACGGCCAAGATCGCCCCCCGTAGCTTCTGGATGACTCTGCTGACTGACGCCCTGCCGCTGCTCGAGCAGAAAGAG gtgATCTTCTCAGCAGACCAAACCTATGAGCTGATGTTCTGTTTAGAGGAGCTGACCTCCTCAATGAACACCACAGCTCCCACTAGAGACAAGCCCATGCAG GAGGAAGACCTAGAGCTGACTAAAGTGGAGCTTCTGAGACTCGCTCTGGCCAGAAACCTGGCTATGGCTATAGTCAAAGAGGGAACTGTGGAAACATGA
- the LOC122785801 gene encoding small ubiquitin-related modifier 2-like has protein sequence MADEKPKEAVKTENNEHINLKVAGQDGSVVQFKIKRHTPLIKLMKAYCERQGLSMRQIRFRFDGQPINETDTPAQLEMEDEDTIDVFQQQTGGLM, from the exons ATGGCTGATGAAAAACCAAAG GAAGCAGTcaagacagaaaacaatgaACACATAAACCTGAAGGTAGCAGGTCAGGATGGGTCTGTAGTGCAGTTTAAGATCAAAAGACACACGCCACTCATCAAACTCATGAAGGCCTACTGCGAGAGACAG GGATTGTCAATGAGGCAAATCAGGTTCAGATTTGATGGCCAGCCGATAAATGAGACAGACACACCAGCACAG TTGGAAATGGAAGATGAAGACACAATCGATGTATTTCAACAACAGACGGGAGGCCTGATGTAA